A region of Vibrio chagasii DNA encodes the following proteins:
- the lpcA gene encoding D-sedoheptulose 7-phosphate isomerase: protein MYQDLIKSELNEAAEVLNKFLSDDHNIAQIEAAAKLIADSFKQEGKVLSCGNGGSHCDAMHFAEELTGRYRENRPGYAGIAISDPSHLSCVSNDFGYDHVFSRYVEAVGRKGDVLFGLSTSGNSGNILKAIEAAQAKGMKTIALTGKDGGKMAGCADIEIRVPHFGYADRIQEIHIKIIHIIIQLVEKEME from the coding sequence ATGTACCAAGACCTAATCAAAAGTGAATTGAACGAAGCTGCTGAGGTTCTTAACAAGTTCTTGAGTGACGACCATAATATTGCTCAAATTGAAGCGGCGGCAAAATTGATTGCTGATTCATTCAAACAAGAAGGTAAAGTGCTTTCTTGTGGTAACGGTGGCTCCCACTGTGATGCAATGCATTTCGCAGAAGAGCTGACAGGCCGATACCGTGAAAACCGCCCAGGCTACGCTGGTATTGCGATTTCAGACCCTAGCCACTTATCTTGTGTAAGTAATGACTTCGGCTACGACCACGTATTTTCTCGTTATGTAGAAGCGGTTGGTCGTAAAGGCGATGTGTTGTTTGGTTTATCAACTTCAGGTAACTCAGGCAACATCTTAAAAGCTATTGAAGCAGCTCAAGCGAAAGGCATGAAGACTATTGCTCTGACTGGTAAAGACGGCGGTAAAATGGCGGGCTGTGCGGATATCGAAATTCGAGTACCGCATTTTGGTTACGCTGACCGTATCCAAGAGATTCATATCAAGATCATTCACATCATTATTCAACTTGTTGAAAAAGAGATGGAATAA
- a CDS encoding class II glutamine amidotransferase: MCELLGMSANVPTDICFSFTGLMQRGGNTGPHRDGWGITFYEGKGFRTFKDPNPSCESKIAELVQNYPIKSQAVVSHIRQANRGGVNLENTHPFTRELWGRYWTFAHNGQLSDYDDLVSGRFRPVGETDSERSFCWLLKQLEERFPEPPQDMEGMFRFVAECCDKLREKGVFNMLLSDGEYVMTYCTNHLYWITRRAPFGNASLIDEDVEINFQEETTPNDVVTVVATQPLTGNEEWFRMKPGEYALFHSGELIGNNHKELEDVAYAPKKVASQAPTEPLS; the protein is encoded by the coding sequence ATGTGTGAATTGCTCGGTATGAGCGCGAATGTGCCAACGGATATTTGTTTTAGCTTCACTGGTCTTATGCAGCGCGGTGGCAACACTGGTCCACATCGTGATGGTTGGGGGATCACCTTTTATGAGGGCAAGGGCTTTCGTACCTTTAAAGATCCTAACCCTAGTTGTGAATCTAAGATCGCTGAATTGGTTCAAAACTACCCAATTAAAAGCCAAGCTGTTGTCAGCCACATTCGTCAAGCCAACCGTGGTGGTGTTAATCTAGAGAATACACACCCTTTCACTCGTGAGCTTTGGGGAAGATACTGGACCTTTGCTCACAATGGCCAACTATCAGATTACGATGACTTAGTGAGTGGGCGTTTTAGACCAGTTGGTGAAACTGACAGCGAACGTTCATTCTGTTGGTTACTTAAGCAACTGGAAGAGCGTTTTCCTGAACCACCACAAGACATGGAAGGAATGTTCCGCTTCGTTGCAGAGTGTTGCGACAAGCTGCGAGAGAAAGGCGTTTTCAACATGTTGTTGAGCGATGGCGAGTACGTAATGACATACTGTACCAACCATTTGTACTGGATTACGAGACGCGCGCCTTTTGGTAACGCGAGCTTGATCGATGAAGACGTCGAGATTAACTTCCAAGAAGAAACCACACCTAATGATGTGGTGACGGTAGTGGCTACTCAACCTCTAACTGGTAATGAAGAGTGGTTTAGAATGAAGCCGGGTGAATACGCCTTGTTCCATTCAGGTGAATTGATTGGCAATAATCACAAAGAGCTGGAAGATGTCGCTTATGCTCCTAAAAAGGTCGCAAGCCAAGCGCCTACTGAACCATTGAGCTAA
- the purN gene encoding phosphoribosylglycinamide formyltransferase, with protein MKNNHSQKTTQSQKNIVVLVSGSGSNLQAILDACDSNMIDASVKAVFSNKAEAFGLERAKNAGVDARSVNPKDFGSREEFDHELMIQIDAYQPDLIVLAGYMRILSSGFVRHYAGKMVNIHPSLLPKYPGLHTHQRAIDAKDKEHGTSVHFVTEELDGGPVILQAKVPVFEDDDAELLAGRVLTQEHAIYPMVCKWFAEDRLSMVDGQAVLDGKVLGKHGYAEE; from the coding sequence ATGAAAAACAATCACTCTCAGAAAACCACTCAGTCTCAGAAAAATATCGTTGTGTTAGTTTCAGGAAGCGGCAGTAACTTGCAGGCGATCTTAGATGCTTGCGATAGCAATATGATTGATGCTTCAGTCAAAGCTGTCTTCTCAAACAAGGCAGAAGCATTCGGCTTAGAACGAGCAAAAAATGCTGGCGTCGATGCACGCTCAGTGAACCCAAAAGATTTCGGATCGCGTGAAGAGTTTGATCATGAACTGATGATTCAGATCGACGCCTATCAACCAGACTTAATCGTACTAGCAGGCTATATGCGTATTTTGAGTTCAGGATTTGTTCGTCATTACGCAGGAAAAATGGTCAATATCCACCCTTCTCTACTCCCTAAATACCCGGGTTTACATACCCACCAGCGTGCAATTGATGCAAAAGACAAAGAACACGGCACAAGTGTGCATTTTGTAACAGAAGAGCTTGACGGTGGTCCTGTTATCTTACAAGCCAAGGTTCCTGTGTTTGAGGACGATGACGCCGAGCTACTTGCGGGGCGAGTACTCACTCAAGAGCACGCAATCTATCCGATGGTATGTAAATGGTTTGCAGAAGACCGTTTATCTATGGTTGATGGACAAGCGGTGTTAGACGGAAAAGTACTAGGCAAACACGGTTACGCAGAAGAGTAG
- the purM gene encoding phosphoribosylformylglycinamidine cyclo-ligase: MSGNTSSLSYKDAGVDIDAGNALVDRIKGAVKRTRRPEVMGGIGGFGALCELPTKYKEPVLVSGTDGVGTKLRLALDLKKHDTIGIDLVAMCVNDLIVQGGEPLFFLDYYATGKLDVDTAADVVSGIAEGCVQAGCALIGGETAEMPGMYEGDDYDVAGFCVGVVEKADIIDGTKVAAGDALIAVGSSGPHSNGYSLIRKVLEVSGADKNEELEGRTIGEHLLEPTKIYIKSALKMIAEHDIHAISHITGGGFWENIPRVLPEGTKAVIDGKSWEWPAIFNWLQEKGNVETFEMYRTFNCGVGLVVALPKDQADAAVELLKAEGENAWVIGEIANAEAGEEQVEIN, encoded by the coding sequence GTGAGTGGTAATACTTCTTCTCTAAGCTACAAAGACGCTGGTGTTGATATCGACGCAGGTAATGCACTAGTAGACCGTATTAAAGGTGCAGTAAAACGCACTCGTCGCCCTGAAGTAATGGGCGGTATTGGTGGCTTTGGCGCCCTATGTGAACTTCCAACGAAATACAAAGAGCCGGTACTTGTTTCAGGTACTGATGGTGTTGGTACTAAACTTCGCCTTGCTTTGGATCTGAAAAAACACGACACCATTGGTATCGACCTAGTGGCAATGTGTGTGAACGACCTAATCGTTCAAGGTGGTGAGCCTTTATTCTTCCTAGACTACTACGCAACAGGTAAGCTAGATGTCGATACAGCTGCAGACGTTGTTTCTGGCATCGCTGAAGGTTGTGTTCAAGCTGGTTGTGCACTAATCGGTGGTGAAACCGCTGAAATGCCAGGCATGTACGAAGGCGACGACTACGATGTTGCTGGCTTCTGTGTTGGTGTAGTAGAAAAAGCTGACATCATCGACGGTACTAAAGTAGCTGCTGGCGACGCACTTATCGCTGTTGGCTCAAGTGGCCCACACTCAAATGGTTACTCTCTAATTCGTAAAGTACTGGAAGTATCTGGTGCAGATAAGAACGAGGAACTAGAAGGTCGCACTATCGGTGAACACCTACTAGAACCAACTAAGATTTACATCAAATCAGCACTTAAGATGATCGCAGAGCATGACATCCATGCTATCTCGCACATTACTGGTGGCGGTTTCTGGGAAAACATCCCACGCGTACTTCCTGAAGGTACTAAAGCTGTGATTGATGGTAAGAGCTGGGAATGGCCTGCTATCTTCAACTGGCTACAAGAGAAAGGCAACGTGGAAACATTTGAAATGTACCGCACTTTCAACTGTGGTGTAGGCCTTGTTGTTGCTCTACCGAAAGACCAAGCAGACGCTGCTGTTGAACTACTGAAAGCTGAAGGCGAAAACGCTTGGGTTATCGGTGAGATCGCGAACGCTGAAGCGGGCGAAGAGCAAGTTGAAATCAACTAA